A genomic window from Halopiger aswanensis includes:
- a CDS encoding integrase core domain-containing protein, with translation WLEQFVHYYNTQRPHQSLNGQTPAEVLN, from the coding sequence TGGCTTGAGCAGTTTGTACATTACTATAACACACAACGACCGCATCAATCACTTAACGGACAGACGCCAGCCGAGGTGCTAAACTAG